The proteins below come from a single Juglans regia cultivar Chandler chromosome 12, Walnut 2.0, whole genome shotgun sequence genomic window:
- the LOC109016755 gene encoding galactolipase DONGLE, chloroplastic-like produces the protein MAASTAFMSNPYMNTNHVTFSENVRPRSHSFGQVFLPKKAETLSARHSVVASLVASSAVASRALKTSSSLAHLWREIQGSNDWEDLVDPLHPLLQQEIVRYGEFVAACYKAFDLNPNSKRYLNCKYGKKNMFREVGMGSCGYHVTKYIYATPDINIPIQSGDSCGRWIGYVAVSGDDSVRRLGRRDILITFRGTVTNQEWITNLMSSLTPARLDPNNLRPDVKVEAGFLSLYTSDESSSKFGLESCREQLLSEVSRLLTKYKGEKISITLAGHSMGSSLAVLLAYDIAELGLNDKENSSRHKIPITVFSFGGPRVGNAGFKQRCEELGVKVLRVVNVNDPITKMPGVLFNENFRVLAGKYELPWSCSCYAHVGVELALDFYDMQNLSCVHDLETYISLLKCPKRQQMQRESADILNRARELLITSAQNLNIFPWRNTESNNSSTVNLVQS, from the coding sequence ATGGCGGCTTCCACGGCTTTCATGTCAAACCCATATATGAACACAAACCATGTTACATTTTCAGAGAATGTTAGACCCCGGTCGCATTCTTTTGGGCAGGTTTTCTTGCCCAAGAAAGCTGAAACCTTGTCAGCCAGACACTCAGTTGTCGCTTCTCTTGTAGCATCGTCTGCTGTCGCAAGCAGGGCACTCAAAACGAGCTCGAGTTTGGCCCATCTTTGGAGAGAGATTCAAGGTTCCAACGACTGGGAAGATCTTGTCGACCCATTGCACCCTCTGCTCCAGCAAGAGATCGTCCGGTACGGCGAGTTTGTCGCCGCGTGTTACAAGGCTTTCGACCTCAACCCAAACTCCAAACGCTACTTGAATTGCAAATACGGGAAGAAGAACATGTTCCGGGAAGTCGGGATGGGGAGTTGCGGGTACCATGTCACCAAGTACATCTACGCCACTCCGGACATCAATATTCCGATCCAAAGTGGTGATTCTTGCGGACGTTGGATTGGATACGTTGCGGTCTCCGGCGACGACTCCGTCCGTAGGCTCGGGAGGAGAGATATACTCATTACTTTCCGGGGAACAGTCACTAACCAAGAGTGGATTACAAATCTAATGAGCTCGCTGACACCGGCACGCCTCGACCCCAACAATCTGCGGCCTGATGTCAAGGTAGAGGCTGGATTTCTGAGCTTGTACACTTCGGACGAGAGCTCCAGCAAATTTGGGTTGGAAAGTTGCCGCGAACAGCTTCTTTCCGAGGTATCCCGGCTGCTTACCAAGTACAAAGGTGAGAAAATTAGCATAACTTTGGCAGGCCATAGCATGGGGAGCTCTCTGGCTGTTCTTCTTGCTTACGACATAGCCGAGCTCGGACTGAACGACAAAGAGAATTCAAGCCGACACAAGATACCAATCACAGTATTCTCATTTGGAGGTCCGAGAGTCGGGAACGCCGGATTCAAGCAACGTTGTGAGGAATTGGGTGTCAAAGTCTTGAGAGTAGTGAACGTAAATGATCCAATCACAAAGATGCCTGGGGTTTTATTTAATGAGAATTTCAGGGTTTTGGCCGGAAAATATGAGTTGCCATGGAGCTGCTCGTGTTATGCTCACGTGGGTGTGGAACTTGCCCTCGACTTCTACGACATGCAGAACCTTTCATGTGTTCATGATTTGGAAACATATATCAGCTTACTTAAATGTCCCAAACGACAGCAAATGCAAAGAGAGAGCGCAGATATACTCAACAGAGCAAGAGAGTTGCTAATCACGAGTGCCCAGAATTTGAACATCTTTCCGTGGAGAAATACTGAGAGCAATAATAGCAGTACAGTAAACTTAGTTCagtcatga